Proteins encoded by one window of Acetivibrio thermocellus ATCC 27405:
- the cysK gene encoding cysteine synthase A: MAKIAKNLTELIGNTPLLELSNYNRANNLEAVLIAKLEYFNPASSVKDRIGYAMIKDAEEKGIINKDTVIIEPTSGNTGIALAFVAAARGYRVILTMPETMSIERRNLLKALGAELVLTPGADGMGGAIRKAEELAREIPNSFIPQQFSNPANPEIHRRTTAEEIWRDTDGQVDIFVAGVGTGGTISGVGEVLKQRKPDVKIVAVEPFDSPVLSGGTKGPHKIQGIGAGFVPDNFNRAVVDEIFKVKNEEAFETSRKLARTEGLLVGISSGAAAFAATQIAKRPENKGKNIVVLLPDTGERYLSTALFQDA; this comes from the coding sequence ATGGCTAAAATAGCTAAGAATCTGACGGAACTCATAGGAAATACCCCGCTTTTGGAGTTGAGCAATTATAACAGAGCAAACAATTTGGAAGCTGTCCTGATAGCAAAGCTCGAATACTTCAATCCTGCATCCAGTGTAAAGGACAGGATTGGTTATGCAATGATAAAGGACGCAGAAGAAAAAGGAATAATAAACAAAGATACGGTTATTATAGAGCCCACAAGCGGAAATACAGGTATTGCCCTGGCTTTTGTGGCAGCTGCAAGAGGATACAGGGTTATACTTACAATGCCAGAGACCATGAGTATTGAAAGAAGGAATCTTTTAAAGGCTTTGGGTGCCGAGTTGGTGCTGACACCGGGAGCCGACGGAATGGGAGGAGCGATCAGAAAGGCTGAGGAGCTTGCCCGTGAAATACCCAACTCCTTTATCCCTCAACAGTTCTCCAATCCTGCAAATCCGGAGATTCACAGAAGGACCACGGCAGAGGAAATCTGGAGAGACACCGACGGACAGGTGGATATATTTGTGGCGGGAGTTGGAACAGGAGGAACAATTTCCGGTGTCGGTGAAGTGTTAAAGCAGCGCAAGCCGGATGTAAAGATTGTTGCGGTGGAGCCTTTTGATTCACCGGTTCTGTCCGGAGGAACCAAAGGTCCTCACAAGATACAGGGAATAGGTGCCGGTTTTGTGCCGGATAATTTCAACCGCGCAGTGGTGGATGAAATATTCAAGGTTAAAAATGAAGAGGCCTTTGAAACATCCAGAAAGCTTGCAAGAACGGAAGGTCTTTTGGTGGGAATATCCTCGGGAGCTGCAGCTTTTGCAGCCACACAGATTGCAAAAAGGCCTGAAAACAAAGGAAAGAACATTGTGGTTCTGCTTCCCGATACAGGAGAGAGATATTTGTCCACGGCATTATTCCAGGATGCATAG
- the larE gene encoding ATP-dependent sacrificial sulfur transferase LarE yields the protein MSAEAKMEKLKARLKEMESVIVAFSGGVDSTFLLKVAHDVLGNKVLAVTARSAAFPERELKDAENFASNYGIPFKTIISEELNVEGFAENPPNRCYLCKKELFSKIKRIAEDEGYKFVVEGSNYDDLGDYRPGLKAIEELEIVSPLREVGLTKAEIRKLSKEMGLKTWDKPSFACLSSRFPYGERITEEKLKRVDKAEQFLIDLGFKQVRVRYHGNLARIEVADEDFGRFMDKQIRNSVYSKFKELGFVYVSLDLMGYRTGSMNEELEN from the coding sequence ATGAGTGCGGAAGCGAAGATGGAAAAACTCAAAGCAAGATTAAAAGAAATGGAGAGCGTTATCGTTGCTTTTTCAGGAGGAGTGGACTCAACATTTCTTTTAAAAGTGGCCCACGATGTTTTGGGCAACAAGGTATTGGCCGTTACGGCAAGGTCGGCTGCTTTTCCGGAAAGGGAGCTTAAAGATGCGGAAAATTTTGCTTCAAATTATGGAATTCCTTTTAAGACTATAATTTCAGAGGAACTCAATGTGGAGGGTTTTGCCGAAAACCCTCCCAACAGATGTTATCTGTGCAAGAAGGAGCTTTTCAGTAAAATAAAGCGAATTGCAGAGGATGAAGGCTATAAATTCGTAGTGGAAGGTTCAAATTATGACGATCTCGGGGACTACCGGCCGGGACTTAAGGCCATAGAAGAGCTTGAAATTGTAAGTCCACTTAGGGAAGTTGGGCTTACCAAGGCGGAAATTCGAAAATTATCGAAGGAAATGGGACTTAAAACCTGGGATAAGCCTTCCTTTGCCTGCCTGTCCTCAAGGTTCCCCTATGGGGAGAGAATAACGGAGGAAAAGCTTAAAAGAGTTGACAAAGCGGAGCAGTTTCTTATTGATTTGGGCTTTAAGCAAGTTAGGGTAAGGTATCATGGAAATTTGGCAAGAATTGAAGTTGCAGATGAGGATTTCGGCAGATTTATGGATAAACAAATCAGAAATTCGGTATATTCGAAATTTAAAGAACTGGGTTTTGTATATGTTTCCCTTGACCTTATGGGATACAGGACGGGAAGTATGAATGAAGAATTGGAAAATTAG
- a CDS encoding homocysteine synthase, with translation MAERKLKFDTLQVHAGQKPDPTTGSRAVPIYQTTSYVFNSPEHAANLFALKEPGNIYTRIMNPTTDVFEQRMAALEGGVGALAVASGSAAITYAILNIAGAGDEIVSASTLYGGTYNLFAATLPRIGIKTVFVDPDDPENFRKAINEKTKALYIESLGNPGINIVDIEAVAKIAHENGIPLIVDNTFGTPYLIRPFEFGADIVVHSATKFIGGHGTSIGGVIVDSGKFDWAGSGKFPVLTEPDPSYHGLKYVEAVGPLAYIIRARVQLLRDTGACISPFNSFLLLQGLETLSLRVERHVSNAKKIAEYLQNHPKVAWVNYPSLKGNKYYDLAQKYFPKGAGSIFTFGIKGGYEAAKKFIENLEIFSLLANVADAKSLVIHPASTTHSQLSEEEQRSCGVTPDQIRLSIGIEDVDDLIYDIEQALEKAVGA, from the coding sequence ATGGCAGAAAGAAAATTGAAATTTGACACTTTGCAGGTCCATGCAGGGCAGAAGCCCGACCCTACTACAGGTTCAAGAGCGGTTCCGATTTACCAGACCACGTCCTATGTGTTCAACAGTCCGGAGCATGCGGCAAATCTCTTTGCGTTAAAGGAGCCCGGCAATATTTACACAAGAATTATGAACCCCACAACTGATGTTTTTGAACAGAGAATGGCCGCTTTGGAAGGAGGAGTCGGAGCGCTGGCGGTGGCTTCAGGTTCGGCGGCTATTACCTATGCAATACTCAATATAGCCGGAGCGGGAGATGAAATTGTTTCGGCCAGCACTCTTTACGGAGGAACATATAATCTTTTTGCGGCAACTTTACCGAGGATTGGAATTAAAACTGTTTTTGTAGACCCTGACGATCCGGAAAATTTCAGAAAAGCCATTAATGAAAAGACAAAGGCTCTTTATATTGAGTCTCTTGGAAACCCCGGAATTAACATAGTTGATATTGAGGCGGTCGCAAAAATTGCCCATGAGAACGGTATACCGCTTATTGTTGACAATACCTTTGGTACTCCGTATCTTATCAGGCCTTTTGAGTTTGGAGCCGATATTGTTGTGCATTCTGCGACGAAGTTCATCGGCGGTCACGGTACTTCCATAGGAGGAGTTATTGTTGATTCGGGAAAATTTGACTGGGCCGGAAGCGGAAAATTCCCGGTTCTTACCGAGCCGGATCCAAGCTATCACGGCTTAAAATATGTTGAGGCAGTAGGACCTCTTGCATACATTATCAGAGCCAGAGTGCAGCTTTTGAGAGATACAGGTGCGTGCATAAGTCCGTTTAATTCATTCCTTCTCCTTCAGGGACTGGAGACTCTGTCACTGAGGGTTGAAAGGCATGTTTCAAATGCAAAAAAGATTGCCGAGTATTTGCAAAATCATCCGAAAGTGGCGTGGGTAAATTATCCGAGCCTTAAAGGCAACAAATATTATGACCTTGCTCAAAAATACTTCCCGAAAGGAGCAGGTTCAATATTTACTTTCGGAATAAAGGGCGGATATGAAGCGGCAAAGAAATTCATTGAAAACCTTGAAATATTCTCACTTCTTGCCAATGTTGCCGATGCAAAATCCCTGGTTATTCATCCGGCGTCGACAACCCATTCCCAGCTTTCGGAGGAGGAGCAAAGATCCTGCGGAGTTACACCGGATCAAATCAGGCTTTCAATCGGAATTGAAGACGTCGACGACCTTATTTATGATATTGAACAGGCACTGGAAAAGGCTGTGGGGGCATAA
- a CDS encoding RrF2 family transcriptional regulator: MRFSTKGRYGLRAMIDLAVYSNGEHVTLASIAERQGISTNYLEQVFSTLRKSGLVKSAKGAQGGYMLSEVPSDIKVGRILRALEGPLSVTDEDDEEVSENESSIRKCIRINVWEKMNKSLNELVDSITLEDLAEDYRKRNGIDSTMYYI, translated from the coding sequence GTGAGGTTTTCAACCAAAGGAAGATATGGACTTAGGGCAATGATTGACCTTGCGGTATACTCCAACGGTGAGCACGTTACTTTGGCCAGTATTGCCGAAAGACAGGGGATTTCAACAAATTATCTTGAACAGGTATTTTCAACTCTGAGAAAATCAGGACTGGTTAAAAGCGCAAAAGGTGCCCAGGGAGGCTATATGCTGTCGGAAGTTCCGTCGGACATAAAAGTGGGCAGAATTTTGAGAGCCCTTGAAGGTCCTCTTTCGGTTACGGATGAAGACGATGAGGAAGTGTCGGAGAACGAGTCGTCTATAAGAAAATGTATCAGGATTAATGTTTGGGAAAAAATGAACAAAAGTCTTAACGAGTTGGTGGATTCCATAACTTTGGAGGATCTTGCTGAAGATTACCGAAAACGAAATGGTATTGACAGTACAATGTATTACATATAA
- a CDS encoding RrF2 family transcriptional regulator encodes MKISTKGRYGLEAIVDLAIHSSEGRVSLKSIAERCGMSEAYILQIFLILRRAGIVESIRGAQGGYVLARDPSQITVGEILTVLEGPLAPVPCIAEKTKRSKSSCERYENCTARSFWEKIMNTLNDVANSITVEDLVKCYNSTVSQNTELEYYI; translated from the coding sequence TTGAAAATTTCTACAAAGGGCAGATACGGATTGGAGGCCATTGTTGACCTTGCAATTCATTCGTCTGAGGGACGTGTAAGTCTTAAAAGCATAGCCGAAAGATGCGGAATGTCCGAGGCGTATATATTGCAGATTTTTTTAATTTTAAGGCGTGCAGGGATTGTGGAAAGCATAAGGGGAGCCCAGGGGGGATATGTTCTTGCCCGGGATCCGTCGCAGATAACGGTGGGTGAAATTCTGACGGTACTTGAAGGACCGCTTGCGCCGGTTCCTTGCATTGCCGAGAAAACCAAACGGTCGAAGAGCAGTTGCGAGAGGTATGAAAATTGTACGGCACGAAGCTTTTGGGAGAAAATCATGAATACTTTGAACGATGTGGCAAACTCCATTACCGTTGAAGATTTGGTAAAGTGCTACAACAGTACCGTTTCTCAAAATACTGAGTTGGAGTATTATATTTAG
- the metA gene encoding homoserine O-acetyltransferase MetA — MPIKIPDSLPAKEVLTNENIFVMDEHRALHQDVRPLRIAILNLMPTKITTETQLLRLIGNTPIQVEIELLHPKTHVSKNTPEEHLTKFYKTFDEVKDEKFDGLIITGAPVEQMEFEEVNYWEELKKIMDWSVHNVYSTFHICWGAQAALYHHYGIKKYPLKEKMFGIFPHRICKPNTMLLRGFDDCFYAPHSRHTEVRREDIEKVGEIDILSDSEEAGVYIMKTRGGRQVFVTGHSEYDQFTLKEEYERDLAKGLKIKMPKNYFPDDDPTKPPVVNWRGHANLLFSNWLNYYVYQETPFDLNELK, encoded by the coding sequence ATGCCAATAAAGATACCTGACAGTTTGCCGGCGAAAGAAGTATTAACCAATGAGAATATATTTGTAATGGACGAACACAGGGCTCTGCACCAGGATGTAAGACCCTTAAGGATTGCCATTTTGAATCTTATGCCTACAAAGATTACCACGGAGACACAGCTTCTTCGACTGATTGGGAATACGCCTATTCAGGTTGAGATAGAGCTTTTGCATCCGAAAACCCATGTATCAAAGAATACTCCGGAAGAACATTTAACAAAATTTTACAAAACCTTTGATGAGGTAAAGGATGAAAAATTTGACGGACTTATAATTACCGGTGCACCGGTGGAACAAATGGAGTTTGAAGAGGTTAATTACTGGGAAGAGCTTAAAAAGATAATGGACTGGAGCGTTCACAATGTGTATTCGACATTTCACATTTGCTGGGGAGCTCAGGCGGCTTTATACCATCATTACGGCATAAAGAAATATCCTTTGAAGGAGAAAATGTTCGGTATCTTCCCACACCGTATTTGCAAGCCAAATACAATGCTTTTAAGAGGATTTGACGATTGCTTCTACGCTCCTCATTCCAGGCACACGGAGGTAAGAAGGGAAGATATTGAAAAGGTGGGCGAAATTGATATTCTTTCCGACTCGGAAGAAGCAGGAGTGTACATTATGAAGACCAGGGGAGGAAGACAGGTTTTTGTGACCGGCCATTCCGAGTATGACCAGTTTACCTTGAAAGAGGAGTATGAAAGAGATTTGGCAAAAGGACTCAAGATAAAAATGCCAAAGAACTACTTCCCGGATGATGACCCGACAAAACCACCGGTTGTTAATTGGAGAGGGCATGCAAATCTCCTTTTTTCAAACTGGCTTAACTATTATGTATACCAGGAAACGCCGTTTGATTTGAATGAATTAAAATAA
- a CDS encoding sensor histidine kinase gives MKFSLRIKLSVSYLLVAVTSVVLAMMLTNMFLDSHFRKYVNQNQEKRNREVVTAVSQQYLGDGKWNTEMVEAIGVSALENGLIIKVKDISGRVIWDATAHNNGMCQRIIEHMARNVSRRYPDAGGSYTEIPYEVTYNQKSVGLVEIGSYGPYYLSDNDLAFINTLNKILIAVGVFSVIFSLVLGSIMAKKLSQPIARVISSAQSIARGYFSDRITEKSTTEEICQLTSTINNLAQTLENQEALRKKMSADMAHELRTPLATLQSHMEAMIDGIWETDADRLKSCYEEIIRINKMVGDLEKLAKYESEGFVLDKTVFDMSALIRRIICNFEPEFKNNGIEIAFEGGTEEIFADKDKMSQVIINLLSNALKYTQEGGKVEISAKSKGDVLEIRVKDNGQGIPEEDLPFVFERLYRADKSRNRKTGGAGIGLTIAKTIVEAHNGHIEVYSKINEGTEFLITLPKGI, from the coding sequence ATGAAATTTAGTTTAAGGATAAAGTTGTCCGTATCTTATCTTCTGGTTGCCGTGACAAGCGTAGTTCTGGCAATGATGCTGACCAATATGTTTCTTGACAGCCACTTTAGAAAATATGTCAACCAAAACCAGGAGAAAAGAAACCGCGAAGTTGTCACAGCGGTAAGCCAGCAGTATCTGGGAGACGGAAAATGGAACACGGAAATGGTGGAAGCCATAGGTGTCAGCGCGCTTGAAAACGGTCTGATAATAAAGGTAAAGGATATCAGCGGCAGAGTAATCTGGGATGCGACGGCCCATAACAACGGAATGTGCCAAAGAATTATTGAACATATGGCAAGAAACGTAAGCAGACGTTATCCTGATGCCGGAGGATCTTACACAGAGATACCTTATGAGGTAACTTACAACCAGAAGAGTGTCGGTCTGGTGGAGATTGGCTCCTATGGGCCGTATTATTTGAGTGACAATGACCTTGCATTTATAAACACTTTGAACAAAATTTTGATTGCAGTAGGTGTTTTTTCAGTAATTTTCTCGCTGGTTTTGGGAAGTATAATGGCAAAAAAGCTGAGCCAGCCCATAGCCAGGGTTATAAGTAGCGCGCAGTCGATAGCCCGGGGATATTTTTCCGACAGAATAACGGAAAAATCCACTACGGAGGAAATATGCCAGTTGACTTCAACAATCAATAATCTTGCCCAAACCCTGGAAAATCAGGAGGCTCTGCGCAAAAAAATGAGTGCCGACATGGCCCACGAACTTCGGACTCCCCTTGCAACACTGCAAAGCCACATGGAGGCCATGATAGACGGTATATGGGAAACGGACGCGGACAGGCTCAAGAGCTGTTATGAGGAAATAATCAGGATAAACAAGATGGTGGGAGACCTTGAAAAGCTGGCAAAATACGAAAGTGAAGGTTTTGTATTGGACAAAACCGTATTTGACATGTCGGCACTGATACGCAGAATCATATGCAATTTTGAGCCCGAATTTAAAAATAACGGAATTGAAATTGCCTTTGAAGGTGGGACTGAGGAAATTTTTGCCGATAAGGATAAAATGAGTCAGGTAATTATAAACCTTCTGTCCAATGCCTTAAAATACACGCAAGAAGGAGGCAAGGTTGAAATAAGTGCCAAAAGCAAGGGAGATGTGCTTGAGATCAGGGTGAAGGATAACGGGCAGGGCATACCTGAGGAGGACTTGCCTTTCGTGTTTGAAAGACTTTACAGGGCGGACAAGTCGCGTAACAGGAAGACAGGAGGCGCAGGAATAGGACTTACTATTGCAAAAACAATTGTTGAGGCTCATAATGGACATATAGAGGTTTACAGTAAAATAAATGAGGGAACGGAATTTCTTATAACATTGCCAAAAGGTATTTAA
- a CDS encoding response regulator transcription factor, which produces MNNYSKKILVVDDEKKIVEVVKSYLEHSGYEVYEAFTGKEALYVFEKVPLSLIVLDLMLPDLSGEEICKIIRKKSRVPIIMLTAKAEEEDILKGLNIGADDYITKPFSPKQLVARVTAVLRRTSDDPVPLSNIFSFNNGDLVIDSLKYEVRKGNNVVNLTPNEYKILMTLVKYPGKTFTRDELINMALGDDFDGFDRTVDTHIKNLRQKIETDPKSPKYILTVHGVGYRFEGAE; this is translated from the coding sequence ATGAATAATTATTCAAAAAAAATACTGGTAGTGGATGATGAAAAAAAGATTGTGGAAGTTGTAAAATCCTATCTTGAGCACAGTGGATATGAAGTGTATGAAGCCTTTACCGGAAAAGAGGCACTTTATGTATTTGAGAAAGTTCCTCTGTCCCTTATTGTTCTTGATTTGATGCTTCCGGATTTGAGCGGCGAGGAAATATGCAAAATTATCAGAAAGAAATCGAGAGTGCCGATTATAATGCTTACCGCAAAAGCGGAGGAAGAGGATATTCTTAAAGGCCTCAATATCGGGGCCGATGATTACATAACCAAGCCTTTCAGCCCAAAACAGCTTGTGGCCAGGGTTACGGCGGTGCTTAGAAGAACTTCCGACGATCCTGTCCCGCTTTCGAATATTTTTTCCTTCAACAACGGTGACCTTGTTATTGACAGTTTGAAATATGAAGTACGAAAAGGCAACAATGTAGTGAATCTCACCCCCAATGAATATAAAATTCTCATGACGTTGGTAAAATACCCAGGAAAGACTTTTACCAGGGACGAGCTTATCAACATGGCACTGGGGGATGATTTTGACGGCTTTGACAGGACGGTGGACACCCATATCAAAAACTTAAGGCAAAAAATTGAGACCGACCCTAAGTCACCGAAATATATTTTAACGGTTCATGGAGTGGGATACAGGTTTGAAGGTGCCGAATGA